A DNA window from Paraclostridium bifermentans contains the following coding sequences:
- a CDS encoding sensor histidine kinase, with product MIDLLRREPIVKRISIYMGIGLITILFIFSINQYNNFKNIYLEQLNINKKIVGSIVSEHPELEADIVNSIYINDKDYSDLGEKVLKKYGYDKNYKMIENINFQQHIKYFLVNNLIVFVGIIILIILIMCNLMKYVFNKLDKVSKNIECIIHGKYNIKDDFKEEGIFNIIHSDLNKLSKSINTKIKNLDKEKENIKELVTDISHQLKTPLASLKLYNSLLLEEDLEEEDRKEFLKTSGMYINKLQSLIESLVNISRLETSMISIKKENKNIKATIIKAIESVKPKAINKFISINLNDFDDKIVPHDSKWTEECIFNILDNAVKYTNLKGKIDIYVQDAINFIRIDIKDNGIGIDKNEFNNIFKRFYRSEEVQDLEGSGVGLYLSRKILESQGGNIIVSSQKGEGSKFSLFLTKV from the coding sequence ATGATAGATCTATTAAGAAGAGAACCAATTGTAAAGCGTATATCTATATATATGGGGATAGGATTAATAACAATTTTATTTATATTTAGCATAAATCAATATAATAATTTTAAAAATATATACTTAGAACAATTAAATATAAATAAAAAAATTGTAGGATCTATAGTAAGTGAACATCCAGAGCTTGAGGCAGATATAGTAAATAGTATATATATTAATGATAAAGATTACAGTGATTTAGGCGAGAAGGTATTGAAAAAATATGGATATGATAAAAATTATAAAATGATAGAAAATATAAATTTTCAACAACATATAAAGTATTTCCTGGTAAATAATTTAATTGTTTTTGTAGGAATCATAATATTAATAATATTAATAATGTGCAATTTGATGAAATATGTATTTAATAAATTAGATAAAGTGAGTAAAAATATAGAATGTATAATTCATGGAAAGTACAATATAAAAGATGATTTTAAAGAAGAAGGTATATTCAATATAATTCATTCGGATTTAAATAAATTATCAAAAAGTATAAATACCAAAATTAAAAATTTAGATAAAGAAAAAGAAAATATAAAAGAGCTAGTAACTGATATATCACATCAACTTAAAACTCCATTAGCGTCTTTAAAATTATATAATTCATTATTATTAGAAGAAGATTTAGAGGAGGAAGATAGGAAAGAGTTTTTGAAAACAAGTGGTATGTATATAAATAAATTACAAAGCCTCATTGAGTCTTTGGTAAATATATCGAGATTAGAAACAAGTATGATAAGTATAAAAAAAGAAAATAAAAATATAAAAGCCACAATTATTAAGGCTATAGAAAGTGTAAAGCCCAAAGCTATTAATAAATTTATATCTATTAATTTAAATGATTTTGATGATAAAATAGTACCTCATGATTCGAAGTGGACGGAAGAATGTATATTTAATATTTTAGATAATGCAGTTAAATATACTAACTTAAAAGGGAAAATAGATATATATGTTCAAGATGCTATAAATTTTATAAGAATTGATATAAAAGATAATGGAATTGGAATTGATAAAAATGAATTTAATAATATTTTTAAAAGATTTTATAGAAGTGAAGAAGTCCAAGACTTAGAAGGCTCAGGGGTTGGACTTTATTTAAGTAGAAAAATACTTGAAAGCCAAGGTGGAAATATAATTGTATCATCTCAAAAAGGTGAAGGTAGTAAATTTTCTTTGTTTCTTACGAAAGTGTAA
- a CDS encoding ABC transporter ATP-binding protein, protein MTILKTRGLKKYYGNGENLVKAIDDNNIEIIEGEFVAIVGKSGSGKSTLLHMIGGLDRPTDGKVFIDGKDIFSLKDESLAIFRRRKIGFIFQYYNLISSLNVWENIVLPIGLDNKTVDEEFINDIINALGLSDKKESLPNTLSGGQQQRVAIARALATRPSIILADEPTGNLDSKTSDEVMSLLKSMIKKYNQTLVMITHDETIAQMADRIIYIEDGKVLKGGVIND, encoded by the coding sequence ATGACTATATTAAAAACTAGGGGCTTGAAAAAATACTATGGAAATGGAGAAAACTTAGTAAAGGCAATTGACGACAACAACATAGAAATAATTGAAGGGGAATTTGTAGCTATAGTAGGAAAATCAGGTTCAGGAAAAAGTACACTACTACATATGATAGGCGGTCTAGATAGACCAACAGATGGAAAAGTATTTATAGATGGTAAGGATATATTTTCATTAAAGGACGAATCTTTAGCTATTTTTAGAAGAAGAAAAATAGGATTTATATTCCAATATTATAACTTGATATCATCGTTAAATGTTTGGGAAAATATAGTACTTCCTATAGGTCTTGATAATAAAACTGTAGATGAAGAATTTATAAACGATATAATAAATGCTTTAGGATTAAGTGATAAAAAAGAGTCACTTCCAAATACTTTATCAGGAGGGCAACAACAAAGAGTTGCTATTGCTCGTGCATTAGCAACTAGACCGTCTATAATATTAGCTGATGAACCAACTGGAAACTTAGATTCAAAAACATCAGATGAGGTAATGAGTTTGCTAAAATCTATGATAAAAAAATATAATCAGACATTAGTTATGATAACTCACGATGAAACTATAGCACAAATGGCAGATAGGATTATATATATTGAAGATGGAAAGGTCTTAAAAGGTGGTGTTATAAATGATTAA
- a CDS encoding ABC transporter permease, with protein sequence MINTTKIAKSNLKQNKSKSTLIIITIILATTLLTAVGLTCADWNFLSKENVRKYSGTQHGVYRKIDEQKLKQIKAHSQIEKIGIVNSIGSKDYEDETKIGIGYIDNNAIEFSSKNFIDGKLPIKKNEIVLDDLALEKMGYEKKLGQKINLEYEDFAKKGTTKSEFILTGITKVNEISKLKKSYAGIVSKDYMESTRDMDKEISNVFITIKGENKLSGEELISKVEKIGKDLDIPKGSINVNEDYINTLKPDPQVIMWGATIAIIVILSSILVIYNIFYLSITSKVQEFGKLRAIGATKKQIKEIVLKEGIFLSTIAVPLGISLGYVINKFVLTKVFFNGADVQKLPIIIGVMTVSFLTVFISLLKPMKVASKVSIIDAVRYSGDIKTKSKTRKGYKYINIKRLSNANLKRNKKRTYVTIISLSLSGIIFVVMASVLNSINAEKMARDHFSYDISINLSGYTFGEEDSPNTEFNILQTKNPLGKDFRGELLNMDGVVSLESINTTKVEVNNLGNEYKYEQLSGIDEKDLEDLEFYLEDGKIDIEKLKSGDEILFAYPELAKEFGIKAGDKITLTLYDGKDKFNKTFKIQAITSAPGVFLIHNDVFKKLFKTDTTNTLGIHVAEGSYDEVKEFIKNLDKSNEYIDARYIDDDIELNELSIKMTKAVGYSLVIIIGVIGFMNLINSMITSIITRKKELGMLQAIGLTDKQLIKMLNIEAMFYTGTMLLSSLTLGSGLGYIAVYVFRKTGASYASYIFPLVPILIMVLCIVIAQLTLTYIISKNFNKESLIDRVRYNE encoded by the coding sequence ATGATTAACACTACTAAAATAGCAAAAAGCAATTTAAAACAAAATAAGTCAAAATCTACACTAATTATTATTACTATAATTCTAGCAACTACACTTTTAACTGCTGTTGGATTGACTTGTGCAGATTGGAATTTTTTAAGTAAAGAAAATGTTAGGAAGTACTCAGGAACTCAACATGGAGTTTACAGAAAGATAGATGAGCAAAAACTAAAACAAATTAAAGCTCATTCTCAAATTGAAAAAATTGGAATTGTAAATAGCATAGGAAGTAAGGATTATGAAGATGAGACTAAAATAGGTATAGGATATATAGATAATAATGCTATAGAATTTAGTAGTAAAAATTTTATAGATGGAAAACTTCCAATTAAAAAAAATGAAATTGTTTTAGATGATTTAGCTTTAGAGAAAATGGGATATGAAAAAAAATTAGGTCAAAAGATTAATTTAGAATATGAAGATTTTGCAAAAAAGGGGACTACTAAATCAGAGTTCATATTAACTGGAATTACAAAAGTAAATGAAATTTCTAAACTTAAAAAATCTTATGCTGGCATAGTATCGAAAGATTATATGGAATCAACTAGAGATATGGATAAAGAAATTTCAAATGTATTTATAACTATAAAGGGTGAAAATAAATTATCTGGGGAAGAACTTATATCAAAAGTAGAAAAAATAGGTAAAGACTTAGATATACCAAAGGGTAGCATAAATGTAAATGAAGATTATATAAATACCTTAAAGCCAGATCCTCAGGTTATAATGTGGGGAGCTACAATAGCAATAATAGTTATATTATCTAGCATATTAGTAATTTACAATATATTTTATCTATCAATAACAAGTAAAGTTCAGGAGTTTGGAAAACTTAGAGCTATAGGAGCTACTAAAAAACAAATAAAAGAAATTGTTTTAAAAGAAGGGATATTTTTATCTACAATAGCTGTACCACTAGGAATTTCATTAGGATATGTAATAAATAAATTTGTATTAACAAAAGTATTTTTTAATGGAGCAGATGTACAAAAACTTCCAATAATAATAGGTGTTATGACAGTAAGTTTCTTAACAGTGTTTATATCTTTGTTAAAGCCTATGAAGGTTGCATCAAAAGTATCTATTATTGATGCTGTAAGATATAGTGGGGATATAAAAACAAAATCTAAAACTAGAAAAGGATATAAATATATAAATATAAAAAGACTTTCAAATGCAAATTTAAAAAGAAATAAAAAGCGTACTTATGTAACTATAATATCACTTTCATTAAGTGGAATAATATTTGTAGTTATGGCGAGTGTTTTAAATAGTATAAATGCTGAAAAAATGGCAAGAGATCATTTTTCATATGATATAAGTATAAACTTATCAGGATATACTTTTGGAGAAGAAGATAGTCCAAACACTGAATTTAATATTTTACAAACTAAAAATCCATTAGGTAAAGATTTTAGAGGTGAACTCTTAAATATGGATGGTGTTGTGAGTTTAGAAAGCATAAATACCACTAAAGTAGAAGTTAATAATTTAGGAAATGAGTATAAATATGAGCAGTTATCGGGAATAGATGAGAAAGATTTAGAGGATTTAGAATTTTATCTTGAAGATGGAAAAATAGATATTGAAAAGTTGAAAAGTGGAGATGAGATACTTTTCGCATATCCAGAATTAGCAAAAGAGTTTGGCATAAAAGCAGGAGACAAAATAACTTTAACATTATATGATGGAAAAGATAAGTTTAATAAAACATTTAAAATTCAAGCTATAACATCAGCTCCAGGTGTTTTTTTAATTCACAATGATGTATTTAAAAAATTATTTAAAACAGACACAACTAACACTTTAGGTATACATGTTGCTGAAGGAAGTTATGATGAAGTAAAAGAATTTATTAAAAACTTAGATAAGTCAAATGAATATATAGATGCTAGATATATAGACGATGATATAGAATTAAACGAATTATCTATAAAAATGACTAAAGCTGTAGGATATAGTTTGGTTATAATAATAGGGGTTATAGGCTTTATGAATTTAATAAACTCTATGATAACTAGCATAATAACTAGAAAAAAAGAATTAGGAATGTTACAAGCTATAGGTTTAACAGATAAACAACTTATAAAAATGTTAAATATTGAAGCTATGTTTTACACAGGGACTATGCTTTTAAGTTCCTTAACATTAGGAAGCGGGTTAGGATATATTGCTGTTTATGTTTTTAGAAAGACTGGAGCTTCTTATGCATCGTACATATTCCCGCTTGTTCCTATTTTAATTATGGTTTTATGTATAGTAATTGCACAGTTAACATTAACTTATATAATAAGTAAGAATTTTAATAAAGAATCTTTAATTGATAGGGTTAGATACAACGAATAA
- a CDS encoding KUP/HAK/KT family potassium transporter: MSTRKKISIASLLIALGIVYGDIGTSPLYVMKAILGTNGGYISEELVLGGVSLVFWTLTLQTTIKYVVLTLKADNNGEGGIFSLYTLVRKRAKWLVVPAVIGGAALLADGMITPAMTVTSAIEGLNLIYKLNTDTIVIIVICILAFLFSFQKFGTNKIGKLFGPVMFTWFLMLALLGISQIIKYPQVVKAINPYYGIKLLINSPSITYILGAVFLCTTGAEALYSDLGHCGRKNIYYSWVFAKICLVLNYLGQGAWLILNNGNVVKENPFFLIMPSWFIISGVIIATLAAIIASQALITGAFTLISEAIKLNLFPRLSVRYPNEEKGQIYIPSVNYLIGIGCILLVLHFKKSEHMEAAYGLAITVTMLMTTILLSQYEKYNKKRRVLSLFVLVVFGGIEISFLFANLSKFFKGGYITLIIGLIIILIMYVWIHGSTIKRKHNRFSKILDHLDKFDAIKKDTDIPIYSTHTVYLTQSQNRNYVENKILHSIFNKRPKRSRYYWFLHVKVTDEPYTMNYRVHTIQQNQIFSIEFEVGFRVEQRVNVFLREVIQDLIASGELSFDVKDYMINNDEDKNVGDFKFIILEEVISKESQLSNWDNLIMSFKIFIKKITVSPEKWFGIDTSIVEVEKVPITIGRIKKIKLKRVN; this comes from the coding sequence ATGAGCACCAGGAAGAAGATAAGTATAGCATCATTGTTAATAGCATTGGGGATTGTATATGGAGATATCGGAACATCTCCGCTATATGTTATGAAAGCTATACTAGGGACTAACGGAGGATATATTTCTGAGGAATTAGTATTAGGTGGAGTATCTTTAGTATTTTGGACATTAACTTTACAAACAACAATAAAGTATGTTGTTTTAACTCTTAAAGCAGATAATAATGGTGAAGGTGGTATATTTTCATTATACACACTAGTTAGAAAAAGGGCTAAGTGGCTAGTTGTTCCTGCTGTTATAGGTGGGGCAGCTCTCTTAGCTGATGGAATGATTACACCAGCTATGACGGTAACTTCAGCTATTGAAGGTTTAAATTTAATATATAAGTTAAATACTGATACTATAGTAATAATAGTTATTTGTATATTGGCATTTTTATTTTCATTCCAAAAGTTTGGAACAAATAAGATTGGAAAGCTGTTTGGACCTGTGATGTTTACTTGGTTTTTAATGCTAGCATTATTAGGTATATCGCAAATTATAAAATATCCACAAGTAGTAAAAGCAATAAATCCATACTATGGGATAAAACTATTGATTAATAGTCCTAGTATAACCTATATATTAGGAGCTGTTTTCTTATGTACAACAGGAGCAGAGGCGCTTTATTCAGATTTAGGTCATTGTGGAAGAAAAAACATCTATTATAGTTGGGTTTTTGCAAAAATATGTTTAGTGTTAAATTATTTAGGCCAAGGAGCATGGCTTATTTTAAATAATGGAAATGTAGTTAAAGAGAACCCATTTTTCTTAATAATGCCAAGTTGGTTTATTATATCAGGAGTAATAATAGCTACACTAGCAGCGATTATAGCTAGTCAAGCTCTTATAACAGGAGCATTTACACTAATATCAGAAGCTATAAAATTGAATTTATTTCCAAGACTTAGTGTTAGATATCCAAATGAAGAAAAGGGTCAAATATATATACCTTCAGTAAATTATTTAATAGGGATAGGATGTATATTACTAGTTTTACATTTTAAAAAGTCAGAACATATGGAAGCTGCATATGGACTTGCGATAACAGTTACTATGTTGATGACAACTATATTACTATCTCAATATGAAAAATATAATAAAAAAAGACGTGTATTAAGTTTATTTGTTTTAGTTGTATTTGGAGGAATAGAAATAAGCTTCTTATTTGCCAACTTATCGAAATTCTTCAAAGGTGGATATATAACATTAATAATAGGGTTAATTATAATACTTATTATGTATGTGTGGATTCATGGGTCAACTATAAAAAGAAAGCACAATAGATTTAGTAAAATACTTGATCATTTAGATAAATTTGATGCAATAAAGAAAGATACAGATATACCTATATATTCAACTCATACAGTATATCTAACTCAGTCTCAAAATAGAAATTATGTAGAGAATAAAATCCTACATTCAATATTTAATAAGAGGCCAAAACGTTCAAGATACTATTGGTTCTTACATGTAAAAGTTACAGATGAGCCGTACACAATGAATTATAGGGTTCATACAATACAACAGAATCAAATATTTAGTATAGAGTTTGAAGTAGGATTTAGAGTTGAGCAGAGAGTAAATGTATTTTTACGTGAAGTAATACAGGATTTAATTGCTTCAGGAGAACTATCATTTGATGTTAAAGATTATATGATAAATAATGATGAAGATAAGAATGTAGGTGATTTCAAATTTATAATTTTAGAAGAAGTAATTTCTAAGGAAAGTCAATTATCAAATTGGGATAATTTAATAATGAGTTTTAAAATATTTATAAAGAAAATCACTGTATCTCCTGAAAAATGGTTCGGTATAGATACAAGTATTGTTGAAGTAGAAAAAGTACCTATAACTATAGGTAGGATTAAAAAGATTAAACTTAAGCGAGTAAATTAG
- the recX gene encoding recombination regulator RecX produces the protein MSIITKIEAQKKNEDRVNIYLNEQFFMGIYKELVFTLNLKKGMEIDENVLKGLLHDEMYIKAKNKALSILSKAPQSEKNIITKLSNDFDEDIIDKVLVFLRKYNFVNDEDLAQRITNTNLKVNKCGKNRIKQNLYNKGIDRNTIDSVMSDIDSDVEFENAMHLAKKRYERVKNEDRNKIYQKISQHLAYKGFSYDIIKRVLNKLLNYDESDYC, from the coding sequence ATGTCTATAATAACAAAAATAGAAGCTCAGAAAAAAAATGAAGATAGAGTTAACATATATTTAAATGAACAGTTTTTTATGGGAATTTACAAAGAACTAGTTTTTACGTTAAACTTAAAAAAAGGAATGGAAATCGATGAAAATGTATTAAAAGGTTTGCTACATGATGAAATGTATATAAAAGCTAAAAACAAGGCTTTATCTATACTTTCTAAAGCACCCCAATCAGAAAAGAATATAATAACCAAATTATCAAATGACTTTGATGAGGATATTATAGATAAAGTTCTAGTCTTTTTAAGAAAATATAATTTCGTAAACGATGAAGATCTTGCTCAGAGAATAACAAATACAAACTTAAAAGTTAATAAGTGTGGTAAAAATAGAATAAAACAAAACTTATATAATAAAGGTATCGATAGAAATACGATAGATTCTGTTATGTCTGATATAGATAGTGATGTAGAGTTTGAAAATGCAATGCATTTAGCTAAAAAAAGATACGAACGTGTGAAAAACGAAGATAGGAATAAAATATATCAAAAAATTTCTCAACACTTAGCTTATAAAGGGTTTAGTTATGACATTATAAAAAGGGTTTTAAATAAACTTCTTAATTATGATGAGTCAGATTATTGTTAA
- the nadD gene encoding nicotinate-nucleotide adenylyltransferase has product MRIDELVLKAKNFNNLKSNFHKMGNENVNIGIMGGTFDPIHYAHLATAEYVRETYNLDKILFIPTGNPPHKSKLRTDKKDRYNMVLLATMNNDDFVVSDMEINRNTRTYTIDTLKELHKIYPNANIYFITGADTICDMESWKNVGENFELATFIAANRPGINSNEAKMKIERLKSRYDANIRSVNVPSLDISSTYIRNHIKNGKSIKYLIPECVESYIYEKKIYTNGVE; this is encoded by the coding sequence ATGAGAATTGATGAATTAGTATTAAAGGCGAAAAATTTTAACAACCTAAAGTCAAATTTTCATAAAATGGGAAATGAGAATGTAAATATAGGTATAATGGGAGGAACTTTTGACCCTATACATTATGCACATTTAGCAACAGCAGAATATGTAAGAGAAACTTACAATCTTGATAAAATACTTTTTATACCAACTGGTAACCCACCTCATAAATCAAAACTAAGAACGGATAAAAAAGATAGATATAATATGGTTTTATTGGCTACAATGAATAATGATGATTTTGTTGTTTCGGATATGGAGATAAATAGAAATACTAGAACTTATACAATAGATACTTTAAAAGAATTACATAAAATTTATCCAAATGCTAATATATACTTTATAACTGGAGCTGATACTATTTGCGATATGGAAAGTTGGAAAAATGTTGGGGAAAATTTTGAATTAGCAACTTTTATAGCAGCAAATAGACCCGGAATAAATTCTAATGAAGCTAAAATGAAAATAGAAAGATTAAAATCTAGATATGATGCTAATATAAGGTCAGTAAATGTTCCTTCGCTGGATATATCGTCAACTTATATAAGGAACCATATAAAAAATGGTAAATCTATTAAATATTTAATACCTGAATGTGTGGAATCTTATATTTATGAAAAAAAAATATATACAAATGGAGTTGAATAA
- the yqeK gene encoding bis(5'-nucleosyl)-tetraphosphatase (symmetrical) YqeK, producing MDSQNLIIKLNEMLPKNRMLHSEGVAKCAVKLSKIYGYDEEKAYLAGILHDCAKYLSQEQVEYYVKKYEIYLDDYEKENLALSHSIIGSVLVRHEFFIDDLDIVTAVRYHTTGRSNMDMLEKIIYIADIIEENRNYPGVEELRELAYNGQMDKALLQSFDNTIKLVIDRKQIIHPRTIEARNFILEK from the coding sequence TTGGATTCGCAAAATTTAATAATTAAATTAAATGAAATGCTACCTAAAAATAGAATGTTACATTCTGAAGGTGTTGCTAAGTGCGCAGTAAAGTTAAGTAAGATATATGGATATGATGAAGAAAAAGCATATTTAGCAGGTATACTTCATGACTGTGCAAAGTATTTAAGCCAAGAACAAGTTGAGTATTATGTAAAAAAATATGAAATATACTTAGATGATTATGAAAAAGAAAATTTAGCATTGTCTCATAGTATAATAGGATCAGTTTTAGTTAGACATGAATTTTTTATAGATGACTTAGATATAGTAACTGCTGTTAGGTATCATACTACAGGAAGATCTAATATGGACATGCTAGAAAAAATTATATACATAGCGGATATAATTGAAGAAAATAGAAATTATCCTGGAGTAGAAGAACTAAGAGAGTTAGCTTATAACGGGCAAATGGATAAGGCGTTATTACAATCTTTCGATAATACTATAAAGTTAGTAATAGATAGAAAACAAATAATACACCCTAGAACAATAGAAGCTAGAAATTTTATTTTAGAAAAATAA
- the rsfS gene encoding ribosome silencing factor gives MTTVEQMVKVIYDAIDDKLGKDISIIKVGEVSSLCDYFVIATAGSTRQVKAVADNVEDELTKLGIESRGKEGYETQEWILLDFGDIMVHVFNEENRAYYNLEKMWKDAPYVDVDTLA, from the coding sequence ATGACGACAGTAGAACAAATGGTTAAAGTTATATATGATGCTATTGATGATAAACTAGGTAAAGATATATCTATAATAAAAGTAGGAGAAGTATCAAGTTTATGTGATTACTTCGTAATAGCTACAGCAGGATCTACAAGACAGGTAAAAGCGGTAGCTGATAATGTAGAAGATGAACTTACTAAATTAGGTATAGAATCAAGAGGTAAAGAAGGGTACGAAACACAAGAGTGGATACTATTAGACTTTGGAGATATAATGGTTCACGTATTTAATGAAGAAAATAGAGCATACTATAATCTAGAGAAAATGTGGAAAGATGCTCCATATGTTGATGTTGACACATTAGCTTAA